In Neoarius graeffei isolate fNeoGra1 chromosome 9, fNeoGra1.pri, whole genome shotgun sequence, one genomic interval encodes:
- the rpl8 gene encoding large ribosomal subunit protein uL2 produces MGRVIRAQRKGAGSVFKAHIKHRKGAAKLRHIDFAERHGYIKGIVKDIIHDPGRGAPLAKVVFRDPYRFKKRTELFIAAEGIHTGQFIFCGKKAQLNIGNVLPVGVMPEGTIICCLEEKPGDRGKLARASGNYATVISHNPETKKSRVKLPSGAKKVLSSTNRAVVGVVAGGGRIDKPILKAGRAYHKYKVKRNCWPRVRGVAMNPVEHPFGGGNHQHIGKPSTIRRDAPAGRKVGLIAARRTGRLRGTKTVQEKEN; encoded by the exons ATGGGCCGTGTGATCAGGGCGCAGAGGAAAGGTGCGGGTTCTGTGTTCAAAGCTCACATCAAGCACAGAAAAGGTGCTGCTAAACTCCGACACATCGACTTCGCTGAACGCCATGGCTACATCAAGGGGATTGTGAAG GACATCATCCATGACCCTGGCCGTGGAGCGCCGCTCGCCAAGGTGGTCTTTCGTGACCCGTACAGGTTCAAGAAAAGGACCGAGCTGTTCATCGCAGCTGAAGGCATCCACACCGGCCAGTTCATCTTCTGTGGCAAGAAAG CCCAGCTGAACATTGGCAATGTGTTGCCTGTTGGTGTCATGCCCGAGGGTACCATCATCTGCTGTCTGGAGGAGAAGCCCGGTGATCGTGGAAAGTTGGCTCGTGCGTCCGGAAACTATGCCACGGTGATCTCCCACAATCCCGAGACCAAGAAATCCAGAGTCAAACTCCCATCTGGAGCCAAGAAGGTCCTTTCCTCCACTAACAGAGCTGTTGTTG GTGTTGTTGCTGGTGGTGGTCGTATTGACAAACCCATCCTGAAGGCTGGCCGTGCCTACCACAAATATAAGGTTAAGAGGAACTGCTGGCCTCGTGTCCGTGGTGTGGCTATGAAC CCTGTTGAGCATCCCTTCGGTGGTGGTAACCATCAGCACATTGGCAAACCTTCAACCATCAGGAGGGACGCACCTGCTGGACGCAAGGTCGGTCTCATTGCTGCCCGCCGTACTGGCAGACTGCGTGGAACAAAGACTGTCCAGGAGAAAGAAAACTGA